The following is a genomic window from Canis lupus baileyi chromosome 30, mCanLup2.hap1, whole genome shotgun sequence.
CAATGTAAATATTGTTATTTGGTGCGCTATGCAAAAATAGGTGGCAGGACAGATTTGGCACAAGAGCcagtttgctgactcctgattTAAGAAGTCAGTGTAATATGTTAGAAAGttggtagagaaaagaaaatcaacttgAACATGTCTCACTTTGGTTCTGGCATCTGATTCTTAGCAGGATGGATGCAACACCTATCTCAACTCCAGTGAGTAGTGCAACCTTGGCTAAGCTCTAACCATctctaattcaattttttttacatcttaaaaGATGGAAGTAGGAGAACTTCCTCTAAGAGGCTACATAAAGGTTAactaaaatgactttttttgaaATGGCATTTATAAACAGAATATAATTTCTGACACTCCGCATTTGTAAATGTAAACTTGTTATATTTGTTGCTTCTACATAAATTGAAACAGGAACAGGACAGGAAGAAGtactaacaggaaaaaaaaaaaagccccccaaATAAATACTTTGTCACattaatttactgatttttttaaaaaccccatttcatttatttattcctgagaaaggcagagagagaggcagagacacaggcagagggagaagcaggctccttgtgggagcccgatgcaggactcgatcccaggaccccgggatcacgacctgagccaaaggcagatgctccgccagagtcacccaggtgtcccttaatttACTAATTTCATAAGAAGGCATTTCATCAGGTACAAGacaaaatgaacacagaaaacTGAATTCAGTAACTTCTTGTGCTAGAATTCTACATTTATATCTAAGCTGATAACACAAAAAAACTTAGGTTTTGAGCATTTACTTTGTGCCAGACGCTATTCTGAATAATTTTCACGGATGGGCTTCGCTTAATCTTAAAAGATCTAGGaggcagggacgcctgagtggctcagcggttgagcatccgcctttggctcagggtgtgagcctcgagtcccgggatcaagtcccatatccggctccctacaaggagcctgcttctccctctgcctctcatgaataaacaaataaagtcttaaaaaaaaatctgtgaggcAGATAAGGTGGTtactttattttacagagaggaaactgaggcgcaATAAAGTTAAATCACCTGTTCAttggttagaattttttttttaaagattttatttatttattcatgagagacacacagaggcagagacagaagcagagggcgaagcaggctccctgcaggggagccagATGCGCGACGagatcccaggaccacgacctgggtcgaagacagacgctcaaccactgagccacccgggcgcccctcgTAGGTCACAATTCTAAGAGGAAGTAAAGTCTGGATTCTAACGAGTCCAATTTTGCTCCAGATATTAACAATTGAGATTATGATCACTGacaattgaagaaaaaaaaaaaaaaacttgctaaaCTATGCTCAGGACAAAAgctattttaatgaaaaagatttGCCACGTGTATTGAAATAAAGGCATTCTCCTCaaatctggaggaaaaaaataagtttgactAGGAGAGGCAACCAAAGGTAAACTGTCCTAGTGATTAACTACAGAGGGTCGCAGAAAGAGCAGAGCGCtcagcctgggggggggggggggggcggtccaCGCCAGGAGCGGTGGTTGGGCAGCCTGGGCTGCGAGGCGCTTCGGTTTGCACGGAGACTGCCCCTTGCTCGCGGGGACACCCCGAGGAACTTGCTCTTCGTGGACTCATCTGAGTGGGCAACCTAAAACAACCTAAAACAGGCCAAGTAAACCCACTGCAAACGACTTGAAAACCACGTGCAAAAGTGGACTCTAAGTCGGCTACAGACAGGGGGGTGCATTAGAGAAAATATGCAATTTGGGGTtaggaccttaaaaaaaaaaaaagcgatgcGCCGACATCTCAGGCAGGGAAAGCGCCAAGaccctggggggggggtgtgaaaAGCACAtggccaaccccccccccaacccacgGCATTCAAAAAGACGAGGACTCCCACGGCCAAACCAGTTCTTAGAGTTTTACCCAATTGGTGATATTAAATCCCCGAACCAGAGCGTAAACGTACTTTACTTAGAACCGGACAGGGGCGTCTGCACCGGCACCAGGGGGTCCGGCCGCTCGCGCTCCCTCGCTGGCCCGCGCGCTCCGAGGCCGGGCGCCCGCCGCGCGCCGGAAGTCGGCCCGGCGCGATCcggcgcgcgccccgccccgccccgccccgcggcgcccGCGCCACCCCATTGGTCAGCGCGCGGCCCGTGGGGTCCGCAGCGAGGTGATCCAGTGTGACCGACTCCTTTGGGCCCTTGTGCGCCGTCTCCGCTTGCTCCACAGTGAAGCTAACCGGGGCCTTGCGCGTCTACCACTGCAGTTATCGGGCGCCACGTACCGTCTCTGATCCTCCTCCGGAGCCTTCAGGGCTCTGCGGAGGGGCAGCGCCCCAAATGCTAAATCCACGATTAGCTGATTGTGTTGCTAACGAGTCCGAGCTGACCCTCTTGGCATCCTAAAATGCACCCGGCTTTGAATGGCAGGTCGTCCGAGACCTCTGGCCCATGCATTAAAACAAGAGGTTGGGGGTGTGGGGGCGTGGATGACGATGGGATGCCACGGGAGAAAGATGGGGGTAAAAACGTGTTCTTATTCGCACCACGGTGGGGGCGGGCGCTGATTAATGCTTTTTCCGGATGTAGCTCCCTGCCAAAACACAACTCGGCGCCACCCAGgacggcggcggccccccccgtGTCAAGCCGCGTCGCccttctcactctccttccttATGCTGTGTAATCTTGAGCATTTAGTCAGCCTCTTCGTCCTTCCCGAGCATTGCGGGAGACTGACAACTTTAGCCGACACAGTCGCCTCAGGAGAGACTTCTCCTGTAATGGCGCCTGCGTCAGTCACTAACATGGCGGACATAGTCGTGCGCGGCGCAAACGTCAGCACCTCTACCCCAGCCGCTCAGAAACAGCGGAGGAGAACGGGGCCGTGCTCTCTGATTGGTCCAGCGGCGGAGCGTGCCGCTCTGGACGCTCCCACACAAGCCAATCAGGACGGCGAGAGACGGAATTGGCCGCTGCGCCTCCTTCCGAGGCATGCTGGGAGCCTGGAGGACTAGCGAGGAGGAGTTGAGAGAACGGAGCGGACGCCATGGCGACCAACATCGAGCAGATTTTTAGGTCTTTCGTGGTCAGTAAATTCCGGGAAATTCAACAGGAGCTTTCCAGGTAAACGCTTCCCAGACTCTTGTGCCCCCAAGGGATCGATAGGGCCCCGTGTAGCTTTCCATGGTACCTTTCTTCGGAGACGCCGTCGTTCCTCGCCTCAGGCCCCGCTACAGCCCCGCCTGGGCCCGGGATCCATTTTCcgggccctccctcccccccatccGCTCCCTCCCTTTCCAGCGAGGAACTTGGCCTTTTCTGAGGTAACCCGGGACTCCCTCTTCTAGAACCGAGCTAAGATGCTCTCTTCTTTCCCGTTTGGTCATCTCTTTCCTTTTAGCTACTCGTAGGCCTAGTTGTCCACCGGGGACGGGCCTAGTTCCTTCCCCGgctcctcctccgccgccgcgtttcccctccccctctccgcCTCCGCGGATTTCGCCGGCCGGTGCCTGTGACCGGAAAGGGTCTCTAACGGCCGTTTCTTGAGTAATCTTAAATCCGCTTTATTATTGCACGCTTCAGACCATTTGGGGGGTCGGGATcctttaattagattatttgggcCCTGGTGTCCTGTGGCTTCCACCGGGCAGCGTTCTAATAATGGATTAGAAATTGAACGGAAAGCAGCTCAAATTAATGTTAGCTACTTTGACGAAATGTTCGAGGTGACAATGGAAGGGGATTTCTGAATTACTAGTAATTTCTCAATTTGGCAAGTGGGTAGTAGACATTGTATTtaggcctcccccccccctttttttttttttgctactccTGCCCCAATTGACATATAAGACCAATACGCTACTTTTGCCGTTGCTCTTAGATTTTTACGTAGTTTCGCCTTAGTTCCATAAAATTTGAACGGGAATAGATTTCCAAAGGAATAAGCTCTATACGGAGAAAGGAAAATGGTGTTGGTCATGTTGTTTCGAggttgtcttttaaatttttgttttatgtaaaaatatttggtCCAGGTTCAAGTGTTTTTGCTAGTAATAATTCAAAAGTTCAGAGTAAGAGCAATACGTGAACTTAAAAACGCAATTGTAAATTAAGCGCTGAAATTAACATAGGGTTATTGGGGCAATGGTATATAATATCACTAAAATTACTAATTTTGCAGGGTATATTAAGTAGGAAATATATCCGCTCGCTCATTTCATTGCTGTTAAAATTTTGTTAGTGATTTTAGGTGATGAGAAAAGACCGGAGGTATAGGAATATAATTTTCCTGAAACTTTTAATAGTTTTAAGCAATGATTGTGTTTGCTTATTGTAATGTTTcgcttttatgttttataaaaactagtttttgtatttgaaaaacagTGTTTTATTGTaagacttttagaaaaaaataaatgaaaaaattgaaaaacaaccACATAATGATGTTCtttatgttctttcattttttttttcgcTTGTGTGTACTGATGCACATACATATTTTGTGAAGTGTGATCTTGTTTTGTATGGTTTTTTTCACCTAATGTGAACAAGTTtgtctttttcacattttcagtgtctttttggaccatttttatggtttcatagaATAATATTGTAGGAATGTATTGTTGGATATTCAGATGGCTTGAAATTTTCATCCCTTTTCAATAACTGAGATAAATTCTGATAgctttaagatgatttgttttcTTACACTTTTTAAAGTTGTACTTCTCCAAGTTTTAATCCGTGCCCTAATAATGTGATTGTGTATGTAAGTGGTTAGGAAAAGTGTAAAAGGGCTTCAGAAACAAAGtctaaaaaagaatattagacTTATATTTGGGGAATATTCAGCATCTcaaataatatgtaatacattattgtaaaaacaaaatttggcTTATTTGTCATTTCAGTGAGTTATAGTTACTgtattttcctatgtttttaCATATCAGTTTGGGTAAGGAGGCTGACGTTTAAATAGTTAAGATAGCTAGTATATATAGATGGTGGTTAAGAGTATGAGCTCTGGTTTTGAATACCAGCTTCACCTCATAATAGCTCCATGAATTTTAGTCAAGTTTCTTTTCTGTGTGccttttctctcatttgtaaaatcagAGTAATTGTGCTAATTATAGAGTTAtcattaaatgagttaaatacCCATGATTCTAGTTAATAGTAAATGTCAATTTTTATGTGACTTGTGTTTGAAAAACAAGTGTTCCCAAATAACAATtaactacttaatttttttcttttttgaacattCATACTTTTATCAGGTAGTGGAGTGTAATCTGTTTTGTTagctaattttaattaaattgaatgttcaaattattttttaaaacaattttattaacttAGAAAAATTGTGTAAGTAACTAGGTAAATGACATGCCTTTCGTGTTAAGGTTTTCCTGACCCTGGGAATTGAAAACACATTAAACCATCTATATTGATTTACTGTTAAccataaataaaacattgttttctatgagttttttttGAAAACCAGGAAATACTAGGATTCTTGATCAATgggtaaaatttatataaatgtatttttctttttaaactttatggTATTTCAGTAACTTTGATCAGGGGctacaatttatcttttttactcAATGTGTCTGTGGTATAACTGTTCCTTGATACTGTTGATGGTGATTGTGATCCATGCACAGGTGTGGTTTTATTGTGATTTTAGCCTCTGTCATGTTAGAATGGTATATTGTACCATGTATGTTAggtgatatatttttctttggattTGTGATTGTgatcttaataatttttcttccttgagaTAGATGATGCAAGTAACCCAAATCTAAATCAGTGTAGacttctggaaatattttattattttttaaaaagcttagaaagctgtttcaaagattttttttttctaaaattccatGGTTCTGAAAATTAAGTAATTGTGTAAAAATGAAACTGTACTAACTTCTAGTAGATAGGGTGAAAgaagcactgttggtggggagtATCAcctgaaagaaaatacaaaaatggtGAAATGCGTGAACGGTGTAAGATTGTTTCAATCGCGTTAGAAATATTAATTCAGTGTATGGTGTGGTAAAAGTATTAATGAATTTTGGTAACTTTTCTTGTCAAGTGGAAGGAGTGAAGGCCAGCTCAATGGTGAAACAAATACACCTAATGAAGGAAACCAGGCAGGTGATGCAGCTGCCTCTGCCAGGAGCCTCCCAAATGAAGAAATAGTTCAGAAGATAGAGGAAGTACTTTCTGGGGTCTTAGATACAGAACTACGATATAAGCCAGGTAAGTTGGAGATAATTAGctttctcaaaaacttaaaaattcttaagtagttgacaatattatttctttatgttgtttaaaaatgttcacttggaaaaaaaatgttcacttgGTCTAAAACTGTAGTAAGTTTGAATTTATTTACTGAAAACTATTCAAAGTCTCTGAAAATACAGTTATATTTAAACATGAGCATTGATACTTGGTTGCTTTGTTGGTGGAATATAACTTTATTTGATTTAGTTTTGTAGTGCTTCTTTACCAGGATTTTGAATGCAGGTTTTCATggaaaaattgtttaaatgtcCATTTTGGAAAGTATAAGAGCCTGAATCAAATTTGTAATGATTTTAAAACCCTAGGAGGTTTTATCCTAAAGCCCAAGTTTAGAGATTGCCTTGTTTTTGCATCTACCTTCTTACAAGTGCAATGAGTAGAGAGGAATCCTTGCTTTGATAATGTATTTTgggaattaattaaataattgatGCTTAGAAACGAAAGCTTTATGATCAACCACAGAAATAACTAGCTTTGTTCAGTTTTGGAAATGAGGGGGTGgtatgggtttttattttttattttcattatttttgatataGCATATGgtaaaaaacaaccaccaccacccagctTTGACTCCTGCTATCCTTAGATTTCATGGCTGTAGCAGTTTTTTCTTGAAGTATAACTTAGCTAATTGGTATTAGATATGTAAATAACAAGTAGTATAAAGTAGTTTTTCTTTGAAATGGATCTTGTCttgtattcattttttccatAGTCTTAGTGGCCTGGATTTCTgatcagcttttctttttcttttctttttttttttttaaagattttatttatttattcatgagaatacacagagaggagagagagaggcagagacacaggcagagggagaagcaggctccatgcagggagcccgatgtgggactcgatcctgggtctccaggatcacgccctgagctgtaggcagcgctaaaccgctgagccaccggggctgcccccgaTCAGCTTTTCTGGGACCACTAGAATTTAAGTTGGTATTGGCATTAGAGTAAATTAATCTAGTTGTAAAGAAGAAAACTGTTTTCTCTTCAGATACGCGGTGTTTTTAGGTTAAATGTAAAGGGGTATAAGAATttctttcttgggcagccccggtggcacagtggtttagcgccgcttgcagcccggggtgtgatcctggagacctgggatcgagtcccatgtcgggctccctgcatggagcttgcttctccctcaccctctccctctgcctgtgtctgtgcctctctctcgctctctctgaataaataaataaataaataaataaataaatcaatctttaaaaaaaatgaatttctttcctGAAGGGACTTATTTTTTGAGTGGAAACATTAagattattttagtaattttaaaaagagcgttgaaggaaaaagtgtttttattagAAGGTAACATGGGAATTTTAGTGAGATAAAATTCAAGTTTTGTGTTGGCATTTTATATTAGTTGTTCAGTCCTTTCTTTGTATGCTATATAAAAGCAATCACTAGTATTTGAAGGCTTATTATATGGCAGGCATTGTTCaacatactttgtatgttttAACTCCCTTTGTCCTGTAACTTTAGGAGACAGTGTCATAATTTTGCCAAGTCCATTCACCTAGTGAGTGTTAATTGATACAGGATCTAAAAGCAGACTGTTCCTGAGCCAGTGGCGTGTTGCTTTGGGTTATTAAATAGtcctaaaaattatttaacaggTGCATTTTTACAGGAATTTTAAGAGTTGGTAATATGAAGTTTTCTTAAGTGTAGTTTGAAAGTAGCTTGCTATAATTTGTAAGGTGGAGAAAATAGTTGTAAATAAGTTTGGTAAacgctttttttgtttttgtaaggattttacttattcatgagagaggcagagacataggcagagggagaagcaagctcctcacagggagcctgatgtgggactcgatcctggatcccgggatcaggccctgagccaaaggcagatgctcaaccactgagccactcaggcgtcccatagTAAACACATTTTAGCGTGACACTCAAGTTTTTGTGATAAACTGAGAATTTGTTTTTaacccagattttattttttaaagattttatttatttattcatgagagacacacagaggcagagagagaagcaggctccctgcaggaatcctgatgtgggacttgatcccaggactccagggtcatgccctgagccaaaggcagacgctcaactgctgagccacccaagtttcCCTTAACCCAGACTTTAGTTGTAGAAAGAAATATTGGGAAAGTTTCAGTCTTTAGGTAATTGGTTCATAGTAAAAAGTTTTAGTTGGTAACTTTATTTAATGAGAAGCATAATACTGTGGTATTTTAACGTGGAATGTAAATCTTGTTTAAGTTTACTGTGGGGAATGTTtgacaaattaaaattaactttctttAATTTCAGACCTGAAGGAGGCCTCCAGAAAAAGTAGATGTGTGTCTGTACAAACAGATCCTACTGATGAAATTCCCACCAAAAAGTCAAAGAAgcataaaaagcacaaaaataaaaagaagaaaaagaagaaagaaaaggaaaaaaagtataaaagacagCCAGAAGAATCTGAGTCAAAGGTGAAATCACATCATGATGGGAACATAGATTTAGAATCAGATTCCTTTTTGAAGTTTGATTCTGAACCTTCAGCGATGGCACTGGAGCATCCTGTAAGAGCTTTTGGCCTTTCTGAGACCAGTGAATCTCCTGCAGTTGTGTTAGAGCCTCCTGTGGTGTCCATGGAGATATCAGAGTCACACACCTTAGAAACTCTGAAGCCAGCTACAAAAACTGCAGAACTGTCAGTTGCATCAACATCAGTAATTTCAGTGCAGTCAGAGCAGTCTGTGGCACTCACGCTGGAACCATCCATGACAAAGATTCTGGATTCTTTTACAACGGCACCAGTGCCTACTACAACAGTAGTGCTAAAGTCACCTGAGCCAGTTGTAACAATGTCAATGGAGTATCAGATGAAGCCTGTGCTGAAATCTTTGGAGACCATACCTCCAGAGCAGTCACAGATCATATTAGAACCTCCAGTAGCAAAAGGGCTAGAGTCATCGGAAACCCTTGTGGTATCGCCTGAGATACCTACTGAGGTACATCCTGAGCCAAGCACATCAACAACAATGGATTTTCCAGAGTCGTCTGCAACTGAAGGGCTCCCATTGCCAGAGCAGCCTATAGAAGTACCATCGGAGATTGCAGATTCATCCATGACAAGACCACAGGAGTTGCTGGAGCTGCCCAAGACCACGGCGTTGGAGCTGCCGGAGTCGTCGGTGGCCTCAGTGATGGAGTTGCCGGGGCCACCTGCGACCTCCAAGCCGGAGTTGCAGGGGCCCCCTGTGACTCCAGTGCTGGAGTTACCTGGGCCCTCTGCTACCCCATTGCCAGAGTTGCCAGGCCCCCTTTCTACCCCAGTGCCTGAGTTGCTAGGGCCCCCTGCGACAGCAGTGCCTGAGTTGCCGGGGCCCTCAGCGACATCAGTGCCACAGTTGTCGCAGGAATTGCCAGGGCTTCCAGCACCATCCGTGGGGTTGGAGCCACCACAGGAGGTACCAGAGCCACCTGTGATGGCACAGGAGTTGCCAGGGCTGCCTGCGGTGACAGCAGCAGTAGAGTTGCCAGGGCAGCCTGCGGTAACAGTAGCAATGGAGTTGACCGAACAACCTGTGACGACGTCAGAGTTGGAGCAGCCTGTGGGGATGACAACGGTGGAACATCCTGGGCCGCCTGAGGTGACAACGGCAACAGGGTTGCTGGGGCAGCCTGAGGCAGCAATGGTGCTGGAGTTGCCAGGACAGCCAGTGGCAACGACAGCGCTGGAGTTGCCAGGGCAGCCTTCGGTGACTGGGGTGCCAGAGTTGCCAGGGCTGCCTTCGGCAACTAGGGCACTGGAGTTGTCAGGGCAGCCTGTGGCAACTGGGGCACTGGAGTTGCCTGGGCAGCTCATGGCAACTGGGGCACTGGAGTTCTCGGGGCAGTCTGGGGCAGCTGGAGCACTGGAGCTTTTGGGGCAGCCTCTGGCAACAGGGGTGCTGGAGttgccagggcagcctggggcacCAGAGTTGCCTGGGCAGCCTGTGGCAACTGTGGCGCTGGAGATCTCTGTTCAGTCTGTGGTGACAACGGAGCTGTCAACGATGACCGTGTCGCAGTCCCTGGAGGTGCCCTCGACGACAGCGCTGGAGTCCTATAATACGGTAGCACAGGAGCTGCCTACTACATTAGTGGGGGAGACTTCTGTAACAGTAGGAGTGGATCCCTTGATGGCCCAGGAATCCCATATGTTAGCTTCTAACACCATGGAGACCCATATGTTAGCGTCCAACACCATGGATTCCCAAATGCTAGCGTCCAACACCATGGATTCCCAGATGCTAGCGTCCAACACTATGGATTCCCAGATGTTAGCCTCTAGCACCATGGACTCCCAGATGTTAGCAACTAGCTCCATGGACTCCCAGATGTTAGCAACCAGCTCCATGGACTCCCAGATGTTAGCAACCAGCTCCATGGACTCTCAGATGTTAGCAACCAGCTCCATGGACTCCCAGATGTTAGCAACCAGTTCCATGGACTCTCAGATGTTAGCAACCAGTTCCATGGACTCCCAGATGTTAGCAACCAGCTCCATGGACTCCCAGATGTTAGCAACCAGCACCATGGATTCCCAGATGTTAGCAACCAGCACTATGGACTCCCAGATGTTAGCTACTAGCTCTATGGATTCTCAGATGTTAGCATCAGGCACTATGGACTCTCAAATGTTAGCCTCCGGCACCATGGATGCTCAGATGTTGGCATCAGGTACCATGGATGCCCAGATGTTAGCATCTAGTACCCAAGATTCTGCTATGTTGGGTTCAAAATCTCCTGATCCCTACAGGTTAGCTCAGGATCCTTACAGGTTAGCTCAGGATCCCTATAGGTTAGGTCATGACCCTTACAGATTAGGTCATGATGCCTACAGATTAGGGCAAGATCCCTATAGATTAGGCCATGATCCCTACAGACTAACTCCTGATCCCTataggatgtcacctagaccctATAGGATAGCACCCAGGTCCTATAGAATAGCCCCCAGGCCATATAGGTTAGCACCAAGACCCCTGATGTTGGCATCTAGACGTTCTATGATGATGTCCTATGCTGCAGAACGTTCCATGATGTCATCTTACGAACGCTCCATGATGTCCTATGAGCGGTCTATGATGTCCCCTATGGCTGAGCGCTCTATGATGTCAGCCTATGAGCGCTCTATGATGTCAGCCTATGAGCGCTCTATGATGTCCCCTATGGCTGAGCGTTCTATGATGTCAGCTTACGAACGCTCTATGATGTCAGCTTATGAGCGCTCCATGATGTCCCCAATGGCTGACCGATCTATGATGTCCATGGGTGCCGACCGGTCTATGATGTCGTCCTACTCTGCTGCTGACCGGTCTATGATGTCATCGTACTCTGCAGCTGACCGATCTATGATGTCATCTTACACTGCTGATCGTTCAATGATGTCTATGGCAGCTGATTCTTACACCGATTCTTATACTGATACATACACGGAGGCATATATGGTGCCACCTTTGCCTCCTGAAGAGCCTCCAACAATGCCACCATTACCACCTGAGGAGCCACCAATGACACCACCATTGCCTCCTGAGGAACCACCAGAGGGTCCAGCATTACCTACTGAGCAGTCAGCATTAACTGCTGAAAATACTTGGTCTACTGAGGTGCCAGCATTACCTCCTGAAGAGTCTGTGTCGCTGTCTGAACCTTCTGTGAGTCAAAGTGAGATGTCAGAGCCTTCGGCATTGCCTGCTAATTATTCAGTGTCAGCATCAGATCCTTCAGTGTTAGCATCAGAGGCTGCTGTGACTGTTCCAGAACCACCGTTAGAGCCAGAGTCTTCAGTTACAGCAACACCTGTAGAGTCTACTGTAGTAGCAGAAGAACATCAAATTGTTCCAGAGAGAGCAGTGACTTACATGGTATCTGAAACTCCCATAATGAC
Proteins encoded in this region:
- the SON gene encoding protein SON isoform X4, coding for MATNIEQIFRSFVVSKFREIQQELSSGRSEGQLNGETNTPNEGNQAGDAAASARSLPNEEIVQKIEEVLSGVLDTELRYKPDLKEASRKSRCVSVQTDPTDEIPTKKSKKHKKHKNKKKKKKKEKEKKYKRQPEESESKVKSHHDGNIDLESDSFLKFDSEPSAMALEHPVRAFGLSETSESPAVVLEPPVVSMEISESHTLETLKPATKTAELSVASTSVISVQSEQSVALTLEPSMTKILDSFTTAPVPTTTVVLKSPEPVVTMSMEYQMKPVLKSLETIPPEQSQIILEPPVAKGLESSETLVVSPEIPTEVHPEPSTSTTMDFPESSATEGLPLPEQPIEVPSEIADSSMTRPQELLELPKTTALELPESSVASVMELPGPPATSKPELQGPPVTPVLELPGPSATPLPELPGPLSTPVPELLGPPATAVPELPGPSATSVPQLSQELPGLPAPSVGLEPPQEVPEPPVMAQELPGLPAVTAAVELPGQPAVTVAMELTEQPVTTSELEQPVGMTTVEHPGPPEVTTATGLLGQPEAAMVLELPGQPVATTALELPGQPSVTGVPELPGLPSATRALELSGQPVATGALELPGQLMATGALEFSGQSGAAGALELLGQPLATGVLELPGQPGAPELPGQPVATVALEISVQSVVTTELSTMTVSQSLEVPSTTALESYNTVAQELPTTLVGETSVTVGVDPLMAQESHMLASNTMETHMLASNTMDSQMLASNTMDSQMLASNTMDSQMLASSTMDSQMLATSSMDSQMLATSSMDSQMLATSSMDSQMLATSSMDSQMLATSSMDSQMLATSSMDSQMLATSSMDSQMLATSTMDSQMLATSTMDSQMLATSSMDSQMLASGTMDSQMLASGTMDAQMLASGTMDAQMLASSTQDSAMLGSKSPDPYRLAQDPYRLAQDPYRLGHDPYRLGHDAYRLGQDPYRLGHDPYRLTPDPYRMSPRPYRIAPRSYRIAPRPYRLAPRPLMLASRRSMMMSYAAERSMMSSYERSMMSYERSMMSPMAERSMMSAYERSMMSAYERSMMSPMAERSMMSAYERSMMSAYERSMMSPMADRSMMSMGADRSMMSSYSAADRSMMSSYSAADRSMMSSYTADRSMMSMAADSYTDSYTDTYTEAYMVPPLPPEEPPTMPPLPPEEPPMTPPLPPEEPPEGPALPTEQSALTAENTWSTEVPALPPEESVSLSEPSVSQSEMSEPSALPANYSVSASDPSVLASEAAVTVPEPPLEPESSVTATPVESTVVAEEHQIVPERAVTYMVSETPIMTAEPTVLTSEPSVMSETAETFDSMKASGHVASEVSLSLLEPAATNPEPSQNTLELPAMTVSELPAVAVPQPPTGTVPEPPTVAVLETPAVAIPDPTAVAVSDPVAVAVPDPPVEAVPETLALAESEHVTIPVPVSALEPTVPVLEPVVSVPQPNTVVSEPSVSVQESTVIISEPAVTVSEQTQVIPDEMVLESTPMILEPTVIKGVSILPGDQNLAPEIGIQEIPMHADEEPHAEGHLKNDPYESENGTNIELNVNNHLVAKEMEHNTVSAASTGAVDEIGEGNILSISETKQCTVLDTCSSVSEADGGTLSSAGPLALEPDAMGTSKGIEFATESALSSVNKYDVEVSLTTQDTEHDMIISTSPSGGSEADIEGPLPAKDIHLDLPSNNFMSKDAEGPLPIKECDQTLAVALSPKESSGEDKEVALPTKEILSDSGFSANIDDINEADLVRPLLPKDMERLTSLRAGIEGPLLASEVERDKSAASPVVISIPERASESSSEEKDDYEIFVKVKDTHEKSKKNKNRDKGEKEKKRDSSLRSRSKRSKSSEHKSRKRTSESRSRARKRSSKSKSHRSQTRSRSRSRRRRRSSRSRSKSRGRRSVSKEKRKRSPKHRSKSRERKRKRSSSRDNRKTVRARSRTPSRRSRSHTPSRRRRSRSVGRRSFSISPSRRSRTPSRRSRTPSRRSRTPSRRSRTPSRRSRTPSRRSRTPSRRRRSRSVVRRRSFSISPVRLRRSRTPLRRRFSRSPIRRKRSRSSERGRSPKRLTDLNKAQLLEIAKANAAAMCAKAGVPLPPNLKPAPPPTIEEKVAKKSGGATIEELTEF